A window of Candidatus Binataceae bacterium genomic DNA:
TGCCAGAGCATCTTGACCGCCTGGTTGCTGTCGGTGAGCTGGATGGCGGCGTTGACCAGGGACTGGGCTTTGGCGCGGCTGGCGTCGTCCGCCCGGGCGCTGGCGGCGCAGGTCACGGCCAGGAACGTCAGGGCCAGGATCTGTACCAGGATGGATTTTCCCGTCATTCTTGTCCCTCACGAATCGTGACACGAAAACCTGTGCTTTCAAAGCCGTCCGAGTGATGTCGAGAGTGCCGCTGGAACATTTTCTTCCGGGGACTCCCCGCCTGCATTATCTGGAGTGGAACCCGGCTGGGGCGCCTACGATAGTTCTGCTCCACGGAGGATCGGCCAACGGCTGGTGGTGGCAGGCGGTGGCCGACCAAATCGGCCCGCGCCCGCGCCTGCTGGCCCTGGATCAGCGCGGCCATGGCGATAGCGATTGGGTTGCGCCACCGGCCTACGCGCCCGCCGACTATGTCGCCGACTTGCATCGACTGGTGGGCGCCTTGGCATTGCGCGCGCCAATCATAGTGGGGCATAGCCAGGGCGGAATCAACGCTCTGGCGTACGCCGGTACCCATCGCGACGTTGCCCGGGCGGTAGTCGCGATCGACTCACCGTTGCGTTCGTCGCCCCAGCGCGATCGCTTTCTGAAGCGGTTGCGCAGCCTGCCCACGGTGGTTTACGCCGATCTGGCGACCGCACAGGCGCGCTTTCGCTTGATGCCAGACGAGGGCCAGGTGGCCGGCGCGATTCTAGCTGAAATCGCCACTCGCAGCGTGCGACCGGTCAGCGGCGGCTACACCTTGAAATTCGATCGCGAAAGCTTTTGGGGGCGCGACGGCATCGACGTCCTCAAGGTGGTGGCCATGATCGAAGTTCCTGTTTTGTTGGTGCGTGCCGAACACAGCCGCCTCATGAGTGCCCAAGCGCTGAACGAGGCAGTGGCCAGCAACCCCTTAGTACGGACCCAGGTAATTCCCGCCGCGTACCACCACGTGTTGCTGGAGCAGCCGGCCGCAGTGGCCGAGTTGATTCGCGGCTTGATCAGTGAATTTGCTTGAAACGTCGAAGGCAGTAGGTTAATCGAGCCGCAGCTCCATACGACGATGGGGAATGCCGGCCTCGATAAAGACGTCCCCGATCGGAGAAAAGCCTTGGCGAGCGTAAAAGCGCTCGACCCCGAGCTGCGCGTTTAGGTAGGCGTAACGGGCGCCGCGTTGGCGGGCGATCTGAAGCAGACGACAAAGCAAGGCGTGCCCTACACCCTGAC
This region includes:
- a CDS encoding alpha/beta hydrolase — its product is MSRVPLEHFLPGTPRLHYLEWNPAGAPTIVLLHGGSANGWWWQAVADQIGPRPRLLALDQRGHGDSDWVAPPAYAPADYVADLHRLVGALALRAPIIVGHSQGGINALAYAGTHRDVARAVVAIDSPLRSSPQRDRFLKRLRSLPTVVYADLATAQARFRLMPDEGQVAGAILAEIATRSVRPVSGGYTLKFDRESFWGRDGIDVLKVVAMIEVPVLLVRAEHSRLMSAQALNEAVASNPLVRTQVIPAAYHHVLLEQPAAVAELIRGLISEFA